The nucleotide window AGTTCCTGGTATTCATGGGCCTGGTTACAGGTTTCATCGAAGTCCACCACAGTTTTCTTGTTGAACTCTGCTTTCTGCACGATGTTGTCACGTGGAACGAAATATATGAGCTGGGTTCCAATACGTTCACAGAATTCTTCCAGGAGTTCTTTTTCACCATCCACGTTTCGACTGTTACAGATGATTCCTCCCAGCCGGACACCGCTTTGTTCTGCGTATTTAACCATACCTTTACACAGGTTGTTTGCTGCATACAGTGCCATCATCTCTCCAGATGCGACCACGTAGATCTCTTCTGCTTTCCCATCCCTGATGGGCATTGCGAATCCTCCGCACACAACATCACCAAGAACATCGAAGAAAACGAAGTCCAGATCGTCTTCATAAACTTTTTTCTGTTCCATGATGGTTATGGCGGTGATAACTCCTCTACCTGCGCATCCTACACCGGGTTCTGGTCCTCCAGATTCAACACATTTAATTCCTTCAAAACCTACTGACATCACATTGTCCAGGTCCATACAGGCTTCTTCTCCATCTTCACGGAGGGTGTCCATCATGGTCCTTTGCATTTTTCCCCTGAGAATCATTCGGGTACTGTCTGCTTTGGGGTCACAGCCGTGTATCATCACTTTCTTATCATGAAAGTGTGCCATGGCTGATGCTGTATTTTGAGTAGTTGTAGACTTTCCAATTCCACCTTTTCCATAAATTGCTATTTTTCTTACCATTTTGACCTCTCTTGGTTGTTTTTTTTTAAATGTCAGTGGCCTATTGCCAGTGACCAATTTTCTAAAATGTCAATGACCGGAAGAAGGAAACATACTTCCGACAAAAATCAATTGAACAACATCATATATAAAGTTTACCATAATTTCATTGAAAATACATATTAAAGAATCAATTGTTAATATAATGAAATTTATAATGTATTTTTAAATTTTAAAGTGGAATACATTTTTGAAGTTATTTTTAAATCTTATTAGCATGATAAAAAATTATTTATATACTATTTTGAATTTGCAGGTTTTACTAATGTTCTGTTTTCACGTTTAATCCTATTCCATTGATCATTGAGGTCAGGTACTGGGTAACAGCCAGGGGTATGGTTTCTTTTTTTGATTCAACCACTTCAATCCCTAACTCTTTCAGTTCTTTACGGGGTTCTTCGCCTATTCTCCTGCAAAAAATTACTTTACAATCTTTCAGAATGTCTAATCCTCTTTTCCATCTGTATTCATGATCATAAACTGGTTTTTTGCTTTTTTCTCTCATTTCAATGAATTCTAATCCTTCTTTACCTATTTGGAAGATAAGGAAGTGGCATGCCTGTCCAAAGTGCTGGTCAACAGTTTTGCCATCGCTAGAGGCAACTGCGATCTTCATTTTAATCCTCCGTGATCACTTTTTTTATTTCTATAAATCATTTTTTCAGTGTAATAATTTCTTCCTTGCTTTTTGAATCATTTAATGTCTATTCTATTCATTTTAGTATCCAAATATCCATTTAATGTCAATATTCTTTAATAATATTCATTTAATTCTAAATCTTCTGTTAATATTTATATGCCCATTTAGTATCTTTCTATTCTTTTAATACCCACATATCGTGCTTTTTTTAGTTTTGATGTTAATGGCGGCGTGGGGGCAGACTTCCATACACTCTTTGCACAGCTTACAGTAGCTGGGAGAAGTGATATCTATGGAGGTATTTTCAATTTTGAACACGTTATTCGGGCATACATAGGCACATTTTCCACATGTTGAGCCTTCACAAATTTTGTCATCTAATTGAATGCAGATCATCACGTCCCTCCATTATTTTAAGTATTTAGAAGTGATTTCATTTACGAGCAGTTACTTCCATTAATAAGAATTTTATTTTAATTATATTCATTATCAGCTCGTGGATCAATGTAATGTAAAATCCATTTACCGGAAGAAGGAAACCTCCTTCCGATATCTAAATTGGTTTAGTTCATATATATAATTTTTGGTAGAATAATAGTATTGTGCCAATAATTAACATAATACCTTGATTTATCTAGAGAAATTTAAATAGTAATTAATTCGATGGGATAATATATCCGCATCGTTGGTATGATTTGTATCGTTGGTGAATGAAATGAGTAACTATGAAACTTTAATAGAAAAAGCACAATCTCTTCATGGTGAGATATGTCCTGGTGTTATTATGGGAACCCGGATGAGCATGGTAGCAATGGAAAAATTAGGAATGGATCCATTAGAACCCAATGATGATCTTATGGTTTCAGTTGAGGTTGATCGATGCATGCCAGATGCTATTCAAGCTATAACTGGATGTACTGTAGGGCGCAGAACCCTTAAATGTTTAGATTATGGTAAGTTTGTAGCAACATTCATTGATGTTAAAACTGGTAAAACTATTCGAATTTCTGCTAGGGATGACAAATTAAAGGATGTTCCAGGGTTATGGACATGGTTTGAAAATATTGCAGAACTTGCTAGAGAAAAAAACATGGCCAAAATAATGGAAGAAAAAAAATCAGCCATTGGGAAGTTATCTGGTATGTCTGATGATGATCTGTTACTCATTGAAGAATTTGATGGGGAAGTACCCTTAATTCCTGGTCTTCCAATGGACATAGTGGTTTGTTCCATCTGTGGGGAACATGTAATGGATGGTAAACAACTGCAGGATAAGGATGAAATTATTTGCAAGTCTTGTGAAGAACAGATAGAGTTAAGAAATTAGATCCCAGTTACATTTTTTTATTTTAAAACGGGCTATTTCTATCCAGTTTAACTTTTAAATATTTTTATTGATGAATTAATTAAATTATCCATTGGAGTACTATGAAACAGTTTTATAAAACTCCTTTCATCTTATTTTTCCGAATGTAATCATCTAAAGCCCTTCTAATCAGCTTTCCCAGGGGTATATCGCCCTTTTTAGTGGCAATTTCCCTTAGATCCTGATACATTTCCTCAGGTATTTTCATGGTTATTTGCTTGTCCATAGTTAACCCCTGCAATTGCTTTACTTCCTTAGCTCTTACTTCCTTAAATATTGTTTTTTTAACTCTTACTTCCTGAGCTAGCAATTTCATTGAATATTGGATTAAACTCAAATTATTTGGATAAACTCAAATTATATTTTTCAAATGATTGAAGTGTTTTTTTCAGGATGTTTTTAAAATTTGCACAGAACACAATAATATCCGTTTTTATTGTGAACAACCTTTACAGGTATCAGATCCATCTTTACTAATGAATGACTCCCCGCAAACAGCACACAATCGTACATCTTTTTTAGCTTTGATTGGAACTGGCACATCCACAAATTCCCAAGTGTAAACATCATCACCGGCTTTTATAAGCTCTGAAATTGCTTCTTCATGGGGAACCTTCCTTTCATTCATGTACCAAGCATGGAATACTGGATATTTAATGGTTTTTGTTGCATCAAGGTATATTCTGATTCCTTTGATCTGTTGGCCAGGTTCTGCTCCTTTGTTAATGGTCACTGCCATTTTATCATAATCTAAAATTTTTAGGCCTTTGTTTCCCACGGTGCATCCGCGGAGGATCTGGAATGGATCAGGCAGGCAGTTAAGGGTTTCGCAGGTCACGAATATTCTTTCATTTTCTTTTATATCCAGCAGTTCGCTGGCAATTTCCAGCATCTGCAGGCCAATAAATGCCCCAGTACTTAAATAACCATGGAATGGAACGACTCTTTCTATCCTGGATAACATTTCCTGATCATCTATTTTTGCTATAACTTCATCCATTTTTAAACACTCTCCAATTTTAGATGTAATATTGATAATTTTTAGTTTATCATAGTTCTATGACTGGCCTGTTTATAATAATCCGGAAGTACCTTTTTTATTAATCTGAAGTACCTTTCTTATAATAATCCTGCACAACTTCTGTATTATAATCATGGAGTACCTTTATTATCCTGATCTATGTAAGCACATCCCCCTCTATGAAATACATTTGTTCAATTTTTTAAATAAAACCCACAGCCCTGATTCATCATTAATTAAAAGATAATTACGGATTCCCGCATTTATGACTGCTTTTTCCAGAGTATCTGCATGGATTTTTGGATTATCGTGGATTTTGTAATGATGATTAACTTCTTGATTTTTTTGTTGGTGATGTTTAAGTTCTTGATGATTTACCTGTTCATGGTGCGTGAATTGTTGTTTTGCTGCGGGACTTCCAAATCCCCTTCCTACATATCCCACTCCCCCTGGCTTTAAAACTCGATATATTTCCTTAAAAGCCACAGTTAAATCATTCCAGAATATGATGGATCCTATGCTGAAGATAACATCCGCAAATTCGTCTGGAAAAGGCATCTGATGAACATCTCCAAGTTTTGGTGTTATTCTATCCATGAGACCTTCTCTTTCAATGGATTTTGAAGCAATCTGGCACATTTCAGGAGATATATCCATGGAATAAATTTTAAAACTAGTTATTCTGGTCATGGCTAGGGATAGTGATCCAGATCCAGAACCCACTTCAATGGCAGTTCCAGCATTGACTTTAAGTTTTTCAATGATCTGACGAGCTATCAACGTATATATTTGCTCATAATTCGGGTTACACCCGGTTGGAGTCTTTGAATTTTTATACATTTAAACTACTTCCACGCACGTAATTTAACCAGTTATGTTTTTACCAGTTTATTTGTTTAACCAAGGATATAATCAAAAATGTCATTAAAATAAGTTTGTTTAGTATAAATGGACGCTCATAGAAGGATTATCTTTTAAAAATGGAATAAAATTAACAATGGAGTAAAAAGAAGGAAAATTGGCAGATCTACCTGTTATGGTAGTGATGGATATAGTGTTGGATGGGTATATCCTGCCAATTTTTCCTACGCACCGACAATTTTTTCTACCTATGGCTGAGGGAGCGGACCTCCGCCTGTCTGTATAGGTCAATTTGAATTCATGTTCTGGAGCCAAACTCCAGTGTTTTTTTGGTAAATTTAATTAACTCCACTTAGATTAATGGAGTTGATTTTTAGGATTTGATTCTTATTTAATTGGATTTTCTTATTTAATTGGATTTTTCCCACCATATGAGGACCCATTTGGAGTTATTCCGGGAATAGGATAAACTTCCATCTGGATTTTTGGTCAAAGTGGTTTGTAGATGTTCTTTTATAAGAGATTCTTCCTCTTCATTCAGGTCTCCAATTCTCCATTTAATCCTGTCTAAAGCTTCATCAATATTGGAATAGTAGTTACGGGTATTTGATTTTAAAAACTCCACATTAGCCTGGATTCCCATTTCATGGAGGAGATTGTAAACAATGGTATAATCGGGGTGCTGATAACTTTTCCTTCCCAGAAGTTCAGCCATTTTGCTTTCGAATTTACGGTTATCCACTCCCCAGAGGGTGATGTAAACATATTTTTGAGCGATTTTGTTTATTTTCTCCAGTTCAGGTTTTATGTCCGCTATTCCGTTTAAGGATCTGGATGCTACCACCACATCATGATAACCAATTTCACCTGCCTTAACATCCTCTATTCCTTTATTAATAAATTTGATGTTGGATAAATTATGATTGGCTGCGTTATCTCGCAGTAATTCAATCATATTTATGGAAATATCCATGGCTGTAACTGAAATGGCTTTTTGTGCCAGAGGGATGGTTATCACACCGTTACCACAACCGATATCCAGGACTGTGTCCCCAGATTCTACTTGAATCTTACTAAGCAGTTCCTGTGGATAATCATCTTTCTTCATCCACTGGGCAAACTGAGTCGCTATTTTATCCCATGACTTAGAATTATTCTTTTTTGGAAGCTTGTTCACTGCTTCTTTCCATAACTCGTTCCAATCGGTTTTGTGATCCCTATTGTAATTGGTGTTGTTGGTAGTTATCTTGTTCACCTCTTTTCCATATAACGACATGACTATATATACATTTCGATTGTTGGTTTGAATCAATTGTAATATGGTTAGATATTATTAAAAATTAGTTTATTTAAAAAAATAGTAAACTAAAATTTAAGTAATTAACCTAAATTTGGGCATCAAAAGCGAAATTATCAATAAAGAAGTTGTCTTTTTCTTAAGGTTAATTTCATTTACCCATCACATCACATAAAAACAGTTCATCAAAAAATGGGCACTGACCTCTGCAATCATTACTTTTTTCGCACCTGGTGCATTTTAATTTACATTCATTATCAATGTAATGCCGGTAATTGGAAAAAGATTCCTGCCAGATATCCTTAAAACTGGAATCTTTTAAGCTGTAGCTGTACTGGTCATTGTTACAGAATGAGCAAGGAGACACATTCATGTTCTCGTCTATGTAGACTGAGAAAAAACCACATTCACAGCTATCTATCAGGTCATTATCAGTATGGGTTGTTTTAAGTAGTAATGGAACGAAACATGCGTCAAAACCAATTTTTAAATGCGTGACTGGTTTGTCCACCAGGTTAAGGAAAGATTGTAAAAGATCTGGAGAACGGATGATGTCCTCTGATGGCGCCCTGCCAGTGGGTTTGTAGGTTAAAAAGATCACTGCATTGAATGATTCCAGATATTTGTCGTATTCGCCACTTAACATCCTGGTGGCATCTTCCAGGGTGCTTTCTGAAATCACGTAGTGAATGTTGGTTTTGATTTGATTGTCTTCCAGGAGTTTTCCCAACTTTGAAAGCTCATCCAGGGTTAAATTGTTGTGGGTTGGATTTTTGCTCTGGGTTAAGTTATTGTCGGGGGTTAAGTTATTGCGGTATGGATCCCAGGATATAGCCACTGCACCACAGTACTTCCTGCTTACTTCCAGATTTTCAGGGGTAAAAAACTTACCACATGTTGTGTAGTTAGGGATTATTCCATAATCTTCCCTTGTGGTCCTTATTATTTCATTAAAATCCGGATGGAGTAGTGGTTCTCCACCCCCCAGGGCAACCTGGAATATACTCCCGTACTCATCATGGGTGAGTTCCTGAAGCACATGGGTGTAATCTTTCAGGGACATAAACCCTCCTTTCTCATCACTGGACCGGTAACAGTAACTGCAACCATTGGTACAGTAGTTGGATATGGATATGTCTGCCAGTTCTGGCCAGGGAGCCATGTAAGGATTTTGCGAAAAATCATCTCCCCAGCGTAAGGTAAAACCGGTTTCGCGATTAGCAACGAAATTGTATCCTTTGAAGTGTTTTCTTATCATTTTTTTTTTGATTAGATGATTGTTTTTTGAATAATTTGTGGATTCTTTGGTTTTTTTTTAAGTTATCGTAATATTGGTGGTTTGTAATCAGTCATTGGACGTGTTAATTATTAGGCTGTGCAGTCATTGGGCTCTGTTAATCATTGAACTGTATTACTCATTGAACTTCATATTCATTCATTGTAATCAGTCACGGGGGTCATCGATACATTCACAGTCCAGTTCATTGGTCTGGGTTGCTCCCACACCGAAGAGGTCCCGGCTTCCTCCTTTGATGATGATCCAGTTAATGAGCTTCCACATCTCCTCATCAGAGAGATCACTGAAATCAGTGAAGGCTATTTTTTCAGGGTCTATTTTTTCATCCAGTTCAATGGATTTTCCCAGGGCAAACTCTTTAATGGTGAAGTAGTATTCACCAGATCCCATGTGAGTTTTGTAGCCACCCTTTTTGAGTTCATTTTTAAGGAAGGTTAGAAGTTGAACTCTTCCTTTTTTACCACTTTCCTGGTAATGTTTTATGTTAGCATCAACAATGTCCTCTTTAACAGTTATCACAAAGCTTGCAGAGCTGCTGTTGGTCACAAAATCGCATCTTATTTTCAAAAAAATCCCTCCGATATGGGTGGTTATTTGTTATATATTATTATATGTTTGAATTGATTTATCCTAATTTATAATTGGAAAAAATGATGGTGAAGAAGAAGTGAATAAACAAAGGAGGAGTGGTTGAAAGTGGAAAATTCATCTAATCACTTCTTCTAAACCTTTAAAAATTTATTTAAAAACCCTTTAAACATCTATTTAAGAACTTTTCAACTTCTGTTCAAGAATCATCAACTTCTATTAAAGCTAATTAAGAACTATTAAACTCTATTAGAAGAATGGATGATGTCTTTCACATCAATCAACTTCTTCTGACTGTTATGAGTTCACCTACTATACTCACAGCTATTTCCTGTGGTGTTTCGGCTTTAATTGAAAGTCCTATGGGTGAATACACTTTATCAACCTTTTCTGGGGGGTATCCACATTCTTTCATGTGTTCCAGGATCATTTTTACCTTTCTTCTGCTCCCAATCATTCCCAGATATTTTGTTTCTCTTTTAAGTGATTCTTCTAACACGTCACGATCATGTTGATGTCCACGGGTGACTATCACCACGTACTCTTCTCCAGTGAAGCTTAAATTGTTGAATACTTCCTGAAAATCCTCTACAATGACCTGGTGGGCATCGGGGAACCTTTCACTGTTGGCGAATTGGTGACGATCATCAATAACTGTAACCTGAAACCCTACATTGGTGGCCAGGGGTGCTATGAACTGGGAAACATGTCCTGCACCAAAGATGTATAATGGTGGTGATGGGTGGATGGTTTCAACTAATGTTTTGTTGGTTATTTGTGGTGTAATGTTGCTGATATGGTTTTGAAAAAGAGCCAAATCGTTACTGGCATTTAGGGGGTCGCCGGTTATTCTCATGTCCCTTTCGATGAGGGTTTTCATGAATTCTCCCCTTAAACTGGTAATGAGAACTCCTTTTTTCCCATTTTTTTCCAGGTGTTCTAGGCGCTGGTAAAGCTGGCGGTGTTTTTCAAGGGCAGGTTCCAGGAATACTTCCACATTCCCACCACAGATCATACCATCAGAGGCTACTTCTTCTCCATCCATCTTAATCTTAATCATTTGGGCTTTTTCATGACCCATTGTGGCCATGGCATGCTTTTGGACCTTGTACTCCAGTCCACCGCCACCAATGGTGTCGTGAATCTTTCCATCTTCTCCAATGAACATTTTAGCACCCACATCACGGGGGGATGATCCGTCCCTTGATATGATGGTTGCGATGGAGCCGGTTTTCCCTTCATCCATATATCCTTCAATAACCTCGTATATGGTATCTTTCATAAACAATCCTCTTTAAGCTATTTATAACGGGGTTCATCTTTATTTCTATTTTTTTATCTTATATTTCCCTTTATTTTCAAATTATAAATGAATATATTATTTTATTAATATTCCAGTAATTTGATAGTTTTATTTTCATATTGGGCTATTTTCGGGCTTGTTGCCAAACCTTGTGTTGGCAGTAGTTAGTGGGGTCCGATCTATCACCTCCATAAGTTGATTACAATCATTCGTTACGAATAGAGCAATATTAAATAGTAACCGGAAGAAGGTAACATAGTTCCGACAACTTAAATTGGCATCATTCACTATATAAATTTTTGGGAGAAATTAAAACAGATTAAAACAATTTTTAAAGAATATAATCACTTTAAATCATTTTAAATTTATTTATGAACTTCTATTCTTATTAAATTCTATTAAAAAGCATTTAAAAATTTTTTTATTTTAAATAAAAAGTTAAGATGGATTATTGAGATTAATATATTAACCATTAAAATAGAACTGATTCTTAAGGCATATCGCCAGATGAGCAATTGTCAGATGATAGGGGGATTTCAAAAAAACTTTGTGCCATATTGATTGATCTAATATAATCAAATTTATTTGGACATTATTCTATATATCTCTCTTAATTTGGTTTTAAGGGTTCCATCTGATTTTAAGAGTTTAAGATGGGTTTAAGAGTTTTATACAGGATAATGTCTGTTAAGCAGATCTAAAAACAAAAAAATATTTTTCTGTATTTTTTCATTATCACTGGTTACCTCATTCGATACGTTTATATACTCTTATCGATTATAATCGATTTAATATATTTAAAAATTTCATACTCTATTTATAACTATTTAAATAAAAAACTCAAGTTATGCATAATCTTACGAGATGTTAAATATGGCAGAATTGATCTGGGAAGGTTTGATTATATCCACAGTCCTCCTGTTTGGAATTAACATAGCCCTGGCAATGGGTCTCAAACAGATTCCCAAAAATAAACTATTCTCCCTTGCCCTGCTTTACGGTGCAATACTTTTTACCTTGGGTTCTGTAGCTGGATATGTTACTTCGCTGTACAATTTTGCCAATGAATACATTGCACTGGTAATTGGAATAATCGGGGTTTTAACCATACTAACCGGGAGCTACACCATCATTAAATGGAGAAAGGATAGGAAAAATCATGACATGCTCATGTCAAAGGCCACGATATCCGCATCAATCTGTTGCTTTGCAGGGTTTATCTTCTCTGCCATATTATTCACCAAGGGTGCGGACTCATTTTATTTAGTATTCAACGTTATGATGGCAGTGGTTCTGGTTTTAATTGTAATATTTATATATCAATTTTCTAAGTTTTTAAGGCATGCAGAAAGACCTTACCCTGTTCTACTGGGAAATTTCATGATTCTGAATGGGTTCTATTTCTTAATCGCCGGACTTTTCATCCCCAATATCCAATTATTGGCCCAGGTTCAGACTAAACCTCTGTCTATAGGTTCAACAACCAACCTGATTTTCTTGATACTGGCGGCGGGAGGAGTCTTTTTAGTAGGGGTCTATCTCAAAAAAGAGGATATCAATAACCTAAGCGACATTTACCCTGGGAAATCGTCCAAAACTAGAAAAAATTAAAAACTAATCTTCAAAAAAATCAGATATAAATCATTAAAACGCAAAAAAAGGATAGATCAGTGAAATATTTAGGTGATAGGTAATGGAAATCCTTGGAACTGAAATTTTAAGCAATTTATTGTATTTAATCGCACAGAGCCTGTTCATACCAGTTATAATTGTTGTTCTGGTCTTCATGACCTATGCAGTTTTGAGTTTAGGAGGATTTTTAACTGAAAAATTTTCAAGAACAAAATTCGATGTGAATCAAACTGAAAATCTGATAAGGGCCATCTCTAAATCATCCAACCCTGAAGAAATGAAGGAAAAAGTTACCGAAAGCGAGCTTCAGGATAAATATAAAGAAATTCTCATAAAAATCATTTCTAACCATGATATTGGTCCCCAATCAAGAAGAGCAATAGCTACAAAGTTAATTGAAGAACAAGAACTTCAATTTTCAACTATAACTCAGAAAACAGATATATTAGTCAGATTAGCTCCAACAATTGGTCTTTTAGGTACTTTGATACCTTTAGGTCCGGGTTTATCTGCTTTAGGTTCCGGTGATATAAACAGCCTGGCACAGGCATTGACTGTGGCTTTCGACACTACCATAACCGGGTTAGCAGCAGGTGCTATAGGTTATATAATATCGGGATACCGGAAAAAATGGTACAATGATGAATTATCCATTTTAGAAGCAATAGTTGAATCAACACTGGAGGCTTTGGATAATGTCCAGAAAAAGACGATTTTTGGATGATAGTGGTGAAGATCCCACATCTGGTATAATCAACATGACCGACTGCATGCTGGTTCTGGCAGTAGGATTTTTAGTGTTTGCCATACTGGCTTTACAGAGCAATCCATCCATAGTATCCTCAACTCAGGGACCTACCCAGGACACAGTTTCAGTAAAGACAGGTCAAACCTTAAATGACACTAGTAATGTATCTGGGTCAGGTAGTGGTTATCAGCAGATGGGAACTGTTTACAAAGATCCAGAAACAGGTAAAATGATCCTGGTTAGTTAGCAGTTTTTTATTTTCATTTTTATGCATCGGCTGTGGTTTTCCATAGACTGTGATGTTAAAATGAGTTTTGGTGTTAAAATGAAATTCTGTAAGTTAATGATCATAATTATAAAACGTACAGGTGATTAAATGAAGAATTACTTTATTTTGATTGCAGCAGTGGCTTTAATTGCAGTTGCAGGACTCGGAAGTTATTTAA belongs to uncultured Methanobacterium sp. and includes:
- a CDS encoding DUF2149 domain-containing protein — encoded protein: MSRKRRFLDDSGEDPTSGIINMTDCMLVLAVGFLVFAILALQSNPSIVSSTQGPTQDTVSVKTGQTLNDTSNVSGSGSGYQQMGTVYKDPETGKMILVS
- a CDS encoding radical SAM protein — protein: MIRKHFKGYNFVANRETGFTLRWGDDFSQNPYMAPWPELADISISNYCTNGCSYCYRSSDEKGGFMSLKDYTHVLQELTHDEYGSIFQVALGGGEPLLHPDFNEIIRTTREDYGIIPNYTTCGKFFTPENLEVSRKYCGAVAISWDPYRNNLTPDNNLTQSKNPTHNNLTLDELSKLGKLLEDNQIKTNIHYVISESTLEDATRMLSGEYDKYLESFNAVIFLTYKPTGRAPSEDIIRSPDLLQSFLNLVDKPVTHLKIGFDACFVPLLLKTTHTDNDLIDSCECGFFSVYIDENMNVSPCSFCNNDQYSYSLKDSSFKDIWQESFSNYRHYIDNECKLKCTRCEKSNDCRGQCPFFDELFLCDVMGK
- the nifH gene encoding nitrogenase iron protein yields the protein MVRKIAIYGKGGIGKSTTTQNTASAMAHFHDKKVMIHGCDPKADSTRMILRGKMQRTMMDTLREDGEEACMDLDNVMSVGFEGIKCVESGGPEPGVGCAGRGVITAITIMEQKKVYEDDLDFVFFDVLGDVVCGGFAMPIRDGKAEEIYVVASGEMMALYAANNLCKGMVKYAEQSGVRLGGIICNSRNVDGEKELLEEFCERIGTQLIYFVPRDNIVQKAEFNKKTVVDFDETCNQAHEYQELARMIIENENFVIPDPMTMEEMEDLVVKYGMMD
- a CDS encoding DUF2162 family putative transporter codes for the protein MAELIWEGLIISTVLLFGINIALAMGLKQIPKNKLFSLALLYGAILFTLGSVAGYVTSLYNFANEYIALVIGIIGVLTILTGSYTIIKWRKDRKNHDMLMSKATISASICCFAGFIFSAILFTKGADSFYLVFNVMMAVVLVLIVIFIYQFSKFLRHAERPYPVLLGNFMILNGFYFLIAGLFIPNIQLLAQVQTKPLSIGSTTNLIFLILAAGGVFLVGVYLKKEDINNLSDIYPGKSSKTRKN
- a CDS encoding FmdE family protein, translating into MDEVIAKIDDQEMLSRIERVVPFHGYLSTGAFIGLQMLEIASELLDIKENERIFVTCETLNCLPDPFQILRGCTVGNKGLKILDYDKMAVTINKGAEPGQQIKGIRIYLDATKTIKYPVFHAWYMNERKVPHEEAISELIKAGDDVYTWEFVDVPVPIKAKKDVRLCAVCGESFISKDGSDTCKGCSQ
- a CDS encoding 4Fe-4S binding protein, with translation MICIQLDDKICEGSTCGKCAYVCPNNVFKIENTSIDITSPSYCKLCKECMEVCPHAAINIKTKKSTICGY
- a CDS encoding ribbon-helix-helix domain-containing protein, with product MDKQITMKIPEEMYQDLREIATKKGDIPLGKLIRRALDDYIRKNKMKGVL
- a CDS encoding XdhC/CoxI family protein, producing MKDTIYEVIEGYMDEGKTGSIATIISRDGSSPRDVGAKMFIGEDGKIHDTIGGGGLEYKVQKHAMATMGHEKAQMIKIKMDGEEVASDGMICGGNVEVFLEPALEKHRQLYQRLEHLEKNGKKGVLITSLRGEFMKTLIERDMRITGDPLNASNDLALFQNHISNITPQITNKTLVETIHPSPPLYIFGAGHVSQFIAPLATNVGFQVTVIDDRHQFANSERFPDAHQVIVEDFQEVFNNLSFTGEEYVVIVTRGHQHDRDVLEESLKRETKYLGMIGSRRKVKMILEHMKECGYPPEKVDKVYSPIGLSIKAETPQEIAVSIVGELITVRRS
- a CDS encoding class I SAM-dependent methyltransferase, giving the protein MYKNSKTPTGCNPNYEQIYTLIARQIIEKLKVNAGTAIEVGSGSGSLSLAMTRITSFKIYSMDISPEMCQIASKSIEREGLMDRITPKLGDVHQMPFPDEFADVIFSIGSIIFWNDLTVAFKEIYRVLKPGGVGYVGRGFGSPAAKQQFTHHEQVNHQELKHHQQKNQEVNHHYKIHDNPKIHADTLEKAVINAGIRNYLLINDESGLWVLFKKLNKCIS
- a CDS encoding FmdE family protein is translated as MSNYETLIEKAQSLHGEICPGVIMGTRMSMVAMEKLGMDPLEPNDDLMVSVEVDRCMPDAIQAITGCTVGRRTLKCLDYGKFVATFIDVKTGKTIRISARDDKLKDVPGLWTWFENIAELAREKNMAKIMEEKKSAIGKLSGMSDDDLLLIEEFDGEVPLIPGLPMDIVVCSICGEHVMDGKQLQDKDEIICKSCEEQIELRN
- a CDS encoding MotA/TolQ/ExbB proton channel family protein — encoded protein: MEILGTEILSNLLYLIAQSLFIPVIIVVLVFMTYAVLSLGGFLTEKFSRTKFDVNQTENLIRAISKSSNPEEMKEKVTESELQDKYKEILIKIISNHDIGPQSRRAIATKLIEEQELQFSTITQKTDILVRLAPTIGLLGTLIPLGPGLSALGSGDINSLAQALTVAFDTTITGLAAGAIGYIISGYRKKWYNDELSILEAIVESTLEALDNVQKKTIFG
- a CDS encoding NifB/NifX family molybdenum-iron cluster-binding protein produces the protein MKIAVASSDGKTVDQHFGQACHFLIFQIGKEGLEFIEMREKSKKPVYDHEYRWKRGLDILKDCKVIFCRRIGEEPRKELKELGIEVVESKKETIPLAVTQYLTSMINGIGLNVKTEH
- a CDS encoding class I SAM-dependent methyltransferase is translated as MNKITTNNTNYNRDHKTDWNELWKEAVNKLPKKNNSKSWDKIATQFAQWMKKDDYPQELLSKIQVESGDTVLDIGCGNGVITIPLAQKAISVTAMDISINMIELLRDNAANHNLSNIKFINKGIEDVKAGEIGYHDVVVASRSLNGIADIKPELEKINKIAQKYVYITLWGVDNRKFESKMAELLGRKSYQHPDYTIVYNLLHEMGIQANVEFLKSNTRNYYSNIDEALDRIKWRIGDLNEEEESLIKEHLQTTLTKNPDGSLSYSRNNSKWVLIWWEKSN